The Prevotella sp. E9-3 genome has a window encoding:
- a CDS encoding DnaJ domain-containing protein, which produces MAFVDYYKILGVDKTIPQKDVKKAYLKRAKQFHPDLHPDDPKAKAKFQALNEAYDVLNDPEKRRKYDQYGEQWRQADAYGSGSAGRAGGGSPFDGFDFSSAGSGFSSFFENLFGGGGRRAGFGNAGGFGSGFGGFGSQQPQESQASVSIDLYTALLGGEVIVGLPGGQKLKLKVKPGTQPNSKVRLRGKGNAGQDLILTYNVSLPTRLSERQRQLLEEMRRS; this is translated from the coding sequence ATGGCATTTGTAGATTATTATAAGATTTTGGGCGTTGATAAAACGATTCCGCAGAAGGATGTGAAGAAAGCCTATCTGAAACGGGCTAAACAATTCCATCCCGACTTGCATCCTGACGACCCTAAAGCGAAAGCAAAGTTCCAAGCTTTGAACGAGGCTTACGATGTGTTGAACGATCCTGAAAAACGACGCAAGTATGACCAGTATGGAGAGCAATGGCGTCAAGCAGATGCTTACGGTAGTGGTAGTGCTGGCAGAGCGGGTGGGGGATCACCGTTCGATGGATTCGATTTCTCCAGTGCAGGAAGTGGCTTTAGTTCATTCTTTGAAAACCTTTTCGGTGGTGGCGGTCGTAGAGCAGGCTTTGGTAATGCAGGTGGTTTCGGTTCTGGCTTTGGTGGTTTTGGTAGTCAACAACCTCAGGAGTCACAGGCATCTGTGAGCATTGATCTCTATACAGCATTGCTGGGTGGTGAGGTGATTGTGGGACTGCCTGGAGGTCAGAAACTTAAACTGAAAGTGAAACCGGGTACCCAACCCAACTCAAAAGTCCGTTTGCGCGGTAAAGGAAATGCAGGCCAGGATCTTATCCTGACCTACAATGTATCGCTGCCAACGAGACTGTCTGAACGTCAGCGTCAGTTGTTAGAGGAAATGAGACGTAGCTGA
- a CDS encoding L-ribulose-5-phosphate 4-epimerase, translated as MLEELKQKVFKANLDLVKQGLVIFTWGNVSGIDREKGLVVIKPSGVSYDEMKAEDMVVVDLESGKVVEGDLNPSSDTPTHLVLYKSFPNIQGVVHTHSTYATAFAQAGRDIPNIGTTHADYFYKDIPCTRDMTKAEVEGQYELETGNVIVDEILNIRKINPDHTPAVLVKNHGPFSWGTSPDNAVYNAKVMEQCAKMAFVAFSVNPDLTMNPLLIEKHYSRKHGPNAYYGQKKK; from the coding sequence ATGTTAGAAGAACTTAAGCAAAAAGTATTCAAGGCCAATCTTGACTTGGTAAAGCAAGGATTGGTAATATTTACCTGGGGCAATGTTTCGGGTATAGATCGTGAGAAAGGACTTGTAGTCATTAAACCTTCTGGCGTAAGTTATGATGAGATGAAGGCCGAAGATATGGTTGTAGTTGATTTAGAAAGCGGTAAAGTAGTAGAAGGTGATCTGAATCCTTCAAGTGATACTCCTACTCACTTAGTGCTATACAAGTCATTCCCTAATATTCAAGGCGTTGTTCATACACATTCTACTTATGCGACAGCATTTGCTCAGGCAGGTCGTGATATTCCCAATATTGGTACTACTCATGCCGATTATTTTTATAAGGATATTCCCTGTACCCGTGATATGACTAAAGCTGAAGTGGAAGGTCAGTACGAATTGGAAACAGGCAACGTTATTGTTGATGAGATTCTGAATATCCGAAAAATTAATCCTGATCACACCCCCGCTGTGCTGGTGAAGAATCATGGTCCTTTCTCTTGGGGTACATCACCCGATAATGCTGTCTATAACGCAAAGGTGATGGAACAGTGTGCCAAGATGGCTTTTGTTGCCTTTTCTGTGAATCCTGATCTGACGATGAATCCTCTTCTCATTGAAAAGCATTATAGTCGTAAACATGGTCCTAATGCTTATTATGGCCAAAAGAAGAAATAA
- a CDS encoding xylulokinase, translating to MTMTAKQTIESGKAILGIEFGSTRIKAVLIDEENKPIAQGSHEWENQLIDGLWTYSTEAIWYGLQDCYAELRKDVLKQYDCEIEALAAIGFSAMMHGYMAFNKDHQILVPFRTWRNTNTGKAAAALSKLFNYNIPLRWSISHLYEAILDNEEHVSDIKYLTTLAGYVHWQVTGQFVLGVGDASGMIPVDPKTKTYDATMVKKFDELIAPKGFSWKLLDILPKSLNAGEEAGFLTPEGAKKLDVSGHLKAGIPVCPPEGDAGTGMVATNAVKQRTGNVSAGTSSFSMIVLEKELSKPYEPIDIVTTPDGSLVAMVHCNNCTSDINAWVGLFKEYQQMLGVPVDMNELYGKLFNKALEGDADCGGLMAYNYVSGEPVTGLSDGRPLFVRSANDKFNLANFMRSHLYGAIAVLKFGNDILLKEENVKVDRITGHGGYFKTAGVGQRMLAAALNSPISVMETAGEGGAWGIALLAGYLVNNAKHLSLADYLEEVVFAGNTGTSIEPTADDVAGFNKYIENYKAGLAIEQAAVASKK from the coding sequence ATGACTATGACAGCAAAGCAAACAATTGAATCAGGTAAAGCCATTCTCGGAATCGAGTTTGGCTCTACCCGTATTAAGGCTGTCCTCATCGATGAGGAGAATAAACCCATTGCCCAAGGTTCACACGAATGGGAAAACCAATTAATAGATGGCCTTTGGACTTATAGCACTGAGGCCATCTGGTATGGTCTGCAGGACTGCTATGCTGAGTTGCGTAAGGATGTACTGAAACAGTATGATTGTGAGATTGAAGCCTTGGCTGCTATCGGTTTCTCAGCCATGATGCACGGCTATATGGCTTTCAACAAGGATCATCAGATTCTTGTACCTTTCCGTACTTGGCGTAATACCAATACAGGTAAGGCTGCTGCAGCTCTGTCAAAACTTTTCAATTATAATATTCCTCTGCGTTGGAGTATCTCTCATCTCTATGAGGCAATCCTTGATAATGAGGAACATGTAAGCGATATCAAGTATTTGACAACACTTGCAGGCTATGTGCATTGGCAAGTTACAGGTCAGTTCGTTCTTGGAGTAGGTGATGCTTCTGGTATGATTCCCGTAGATCCCAAGACGAAGACCTACGATGCTACAATGGTGAAGAAGTTTGATGAGCTGATTGCTCCAAAGGGCTTCTCATGGAAATTGTTAGATATTCTTCCAAAGTCGCTCAATGCTGGTGAAGAGGCAGGCTTCCTTACTCCTGAGGGTGCCAAGAAACTTGACGTCAGTGGTCATTTGAAGGCAGGCATCCCTGTATGTCCTCCTGAGGGTGATGCTGGAACGGGTATGGTAGCTACCAATGCTGTAAAACAGCGCACTGGTAATGTAAGTGCAGGTACATCTTCATTCTCAATGATTGTGTTGGAGAAAGAGTTGTCTAAGCCTTACGAGCCTATTGACATTGTTACGACTCCTGATGGTTCTCTTGTTGCTATGGTTCATTGCAACAACTGCACCAGCGATATCAACGCATGGGTTGGTCTTTTCAAAGAGTATCAACAAATGTTGGGTGTGCCTGTTGATATGAACGAACTTTATGGCAAACTTTTCAATAAGGCCCTTGAGGGCGATGCTGACTGTGGTGGACTGATGGCTTACAACTACGTGAGTGGTGAGCCTGTTACTGGTCTTAGCGATGGTCGCCCATTGTTTGTTCGTTCTGCCAACGATAAGTTCAACCTTGCCAATTTCATGCGTAGCCACCTTTATGGCGCTATCGCTGTATTGAAGTTCGGTAATGACATTCTTTTGAAAGAAGAAAATGTTAAGGTTGACCGTATCACAGGTCATGGAGGCTACTTCAAAACTGCTGGCGTCGGACAGCGTATGCTGGCTGCTGCCTTGAACTCACCCATCTCTGTTATGGAGACTGCTGGCGAGGGCGGTGCTTGGGGTATTGCCCTGTTGGCCGGTTATTTGGTGAACAATGCTAAGCACCTTTCACTTGCTGACTATTTGGAGGAAGTCGTGTTTGCCGGAAATACTGGTACAAGCATTGAACCTACGGCCGACGATGTGGCAGGCTTTAACAAGTATATCGAGAACTACAAAGCCGGACTCGCTATTGAGCAGGCTGCTGTAGCTAGTAAAAAATAA
- a CDS encoding ATP-dependent Clp protease adaptor ClpS — protein sequence MAKEQSSLRERQRINLKQPRRYKVYIHNDDFTTMEFVVKILVEIFFKSEADAEALMLQVHHSDKALVGIYSYDVAVSKVNKATSMARESGFPLRLTIEPEEE from the coding sequence ATGGCAAAAGAGCAGTCTTCACTCCGGGAGCGTCAACGAATCAATTTGAAGCAGCCGCGGCGGTATAAGGTTTATATTCACAACGATGATTTTACCACGATGGAATTTGTGGTGAAAATCCTCGTAGAAATATTTTTTAAGAGCGAAGCCGACGCCGAAGCGTTGATGCTTCAAGTACATCATTCCGACAAGGCTTTGGTTGGTATCTATAGTTACGATGTAGCTGTTTCGAAAGTCAATAAAGCAACAAGCATGGCTCGCGAATCGGGTTTTCCTCTTCGCTTGACCATTGAACCAGAAGAAGAATAG
- a CDS encoding AAA family ATPase, translated as MEEIQKTERVTTLFRKATELCQEYRHEFVMPEHLLKAFIDDSYYAHILDEYYPSERLNADLKEHLLETEQVPTDRSYMVEPSEQMNQLIEIACQHVVNSSAKALDIPHLLDGLLSLNDSWACYLLKNAIKDDEPLFLSHIITAVDWLDTVDDSFGDDDEDDGESDYPFSDAPPKMDAWKKLVTCMNDCYEQQNPLIGREAELQRTIQVLCRRDKNNPLHVGEPGVGKTSLVWGLVRMIEEGKVPERLAGCKVYQLDMGTLLAGTQYRGDFENRIKMIMEGATAEKNETGASVPTIIYIDEIHTMVGAGATSDSSMDVSNMLKPYLEAGNIRFIGSTTYEEYNRHFSRSKGLIRRFQQIDITEPTIEETKNILHQLQPRYEEFHYVRYDDAAIDFAVEASAKFVNDRFLPDKAIDLIDEAGAAKEVVSQSSTMAVTKADIADVLAKTCKVDALAVAVDEDYERLETLASRMQAQIYGQDEAIRQVVESVQMSRAGLLDDNKPLASLLFVGPTGVGKTEVARVLAQELGIELIRFDMSEYTEKHTVAKLIGSPAGYVGYEDGGLLTDGIRKTPNCVLLLDEIEKAHQDIYNILLQVMDYARLTDNKGHKADFRNVVLIMTSNAGAQYASQSVGFNHTVSRGEAMMKQVKKTFKPEFLNRLSGAVVFHDMDNSMATLILQKKLRQLEEKLLAKQVTMTLTPEAVNHLLKEGFTAEYGAREMDRVIAQQLKPLLMREILFGRLKHGGSVTVSVENAHLAIVGCESSAIS; from the coding sequence ATGGAAGAAATACAGAAGACCGAACGTGTAACGACGCTTTTTCGTAAAGCAACAGAGCTTTGCCAGGAGTACAGGCATGAGTTTGTTATGCCCGAGCATTTGTTGAAGGCATTTATCGACGATTCATATTATGCCCATATATTAGATGAGTATTATCCCTCTGAAAGGTTGAATGCCGACTTGAAAGAACACTTGCTTGAGACCGAGCAGGTTCCGACTGATCGTTCATATATGGTAGAGCCGTCTGAACAGATGAACCAGTTGATTGAGATTGCCTGTCAGCATGTAGTGAACAGCAGTGCCAAAGCGCTCGACATACCTCATTTATTAGATGGACTTTTGTCGCTCAATGATTCATGGGCTTGTTATCTGCTGAAAAATGCGATTAAGGATGATGAACCCTTATTTCTCAGTCATATCATAACCGCTGTTGACTGGCTTGATACTGTCGATGATTCTTTTGGTGACGATGATGAGGATGATGGCGAGTCAGATTATCCTTTTTCCGATGCTCCACCAAAGATGGATGCTTGGAAAAAACTGGTGACCTGTATGAATGATTGTTATGAGCAGCAGAATCCTCTGATAGGTCGTGAGGCAGAATTGCAGCGAACCATTCAGGTACTTTGCCGCCGTGATAAGAATAATCCATTACATGTAGGTGAGCCTGGTGTGGGCAAGACCTCCCTTGTGTGGGGACTGGTCAGAATGATTGAGGAAGGCAAGGTGCCTGAACGACTTGCGGGTTGTAAAGTGTATCAGCTTGACATGGGAACACTTCTGGCCGGTACTCAGTATCGTGGTGACTTTGAGAATCGCATTAAGATGATTATGGAAGGAGCAACGGCCGAGAAAAATGAGACCGGCGCGTCTGTTCCTACTATTATCTATATTGACGAGATTCACACCATGGTGGGCGCCGGTGCCACGAGCGACAGCTCGATGGATGTCTCAAATATGCTGAAGCCTTATCTCGAAGCTGGCAATATACGCTTTATAGGGTCAACCACCTATGAAGAGTATAACCGCCATTTCTCACGTTCCAAAGGACTCATCCGGCGCTTTCAGCAGATTGATATTACTGAGCCTACTATAGAAGAGACAAAAAACATCCTTCACCAATTGCAACCTCGCTACGAAGAGTTTCATTACGTGAGATATGACGATGCTGCTATTGATTTTGCTGTTGAGGCCAGTGCAAAATTCGTGAACGATCGTTTCTTGCCTGATAAGGCCATCGACCTGATAGATGAGGCAGGAGCTGCTAAGGAAGTTGTCTCTCAATCATCGACTATGGCTGTTACCAAAGCTGATATCGCCGATGTACTGGCTAAAACCTGTAAAGTAGATGCACTGGCAGTTGCCGTGGATGAGGATTATGAACGACTGGAGACGCTGGCTTCAAGAATGCAGGCTCAGATTTATGGTCAGGACGAGGCTATACGGCAAGTGGTTGAGTCGGTACAGATGTCTCGTGCAGGACTGCTCGATGACAACAAGCCATTGGCATCGCTCCTTTTCGTAGGTCCTACAGGTGTGGGAAAGACCGAAGTTGCTCGTGTGTTGGCCCAAGAATTGGGTATTGAACTGATTCGCTTCGATATGAGTGAATATACAGAGAAGCATACGGTGGCTAAACTGATTGGCTCGCCCGCAGGCTATGTTGGTTATGAAGATGGCGGCCTTTTGACCGATGGCATTCGCAAAACACCTAACTGTGTGTTGCTCCTCGATGAGATTGAGAAGGCACATCAGGATATATACAACATTCTGTTGCAGGTGATGGACTATGCTCGCCTGACGGACAATAAAGGACATAAGGCCGATTTTCGTAATGTAGTGCTTATCATGACTTCCAATGCCGGTGCGCAGTATGCCTCACAAAGCGTTGGCTTCAATCATACTGTAAGTCGTGGCGAGGCTATGATGAAGCAAGTGAAAAAGACATTTAAGCCCGAGTTCTTGAATCGTTTGTCAGGTGCGGTGGTATTCCATGATATGGACAATTCGATGGCTACACTTATTCTGCAAAAGAAACTGCGTCAGTTAGAGGAAAAACTGTTGGCCAAGCAAGTGACCATGACTCTTACCCCTGAGGCTGTTAACCATCTGTTGAAAGAAGGATTCACTGCCGAATATGGTGCACGCGAAATGGATCGCGTGATTGCTCAGCAGCTAAAACCATTGTTGATGCGTGAGATTCTTTTCGGTAGATTAAAGCATGGCGGTAGCGTCACAGTAAGTGTAGAAAATGCCCATCTTGCTATCGTAGGCTGCGAATCTTCTGCAATTTCATAA
- the araA gene encoding L-arabinose isomerase — protein MKAFDNFEIWWVTGAQLLYGGDAVVAVDGHSKEMVDGLNASGNIPVKIVYKGTANSSKEVEQVMLAANNEEKCIGIITWMHTFSPAKMWIKGLQALKKPMLHFHTQYNAEIPWATMDMDFMNLNQSAHGDIEFGHICTRMRVPRKVVCGYWKDEAAQKQIAVWARVAAGVADAHNVRCLMFGMNMNNVAVTDGDRVEFEQRLGYHVDYYPVSSLMDYFKKVTDAEADELVEEYKKLYTIKIDESGEAVYWEKVKNAAKAEIALRRVLKDEGATAFTTNFDDLGDADIDAPDFCGFDQIPGLASQRLMEEGYGFGAEGDWKTACLYRTLWVISQGLPTGCSFLEDYTLNFAGDRSSCLQSHMLEVCPLIAVDKPKLEVHFLGIGIRKQQTARLVFTSKTGRGIKATVVDLGNRFRLISQEVECIEPKPMPNLPVASALWVPQPTFEIGAGAWILAGGTHHSAFSYDITEEYWEDFAEMLGIEYVKINKDTKTYEFKQNLRNNEVYFMLNKALR, from the coding sequence ATGAAAGCATTTGATAATTTTGAAATTTGGTGGGTAACTGGAGCACAGCTTCTTTATGGAGGTGATGCAGTTGTTGCAGTTGATGGACATTCAAAGGAGATGGTAGATGGCCTGAATGCCTCTGGCAATATCCCTGTGAAAATTGTTTATAAGGGTACTGCAAACAGTTCTAAAGAAGTAGAACAGGTAATGTTGGCAGCCAATAATGAGGAGAAATGTATCGGTATCATCACCTGGATGCACACCTTCTCACCTGCTAAGATGTGGATTAAGGGCTTGCAGGCATTGAAAAAGCCAATGCTTCACTTCCATACACAATATAATGCTGAGATTCCCTGGGCAACGATGGATATGGACTTCATGAACTTGAACCAGTCTGCTCACGGTGATATTGAGTTTGGACATATCTGTACTCGTATGCGTGTTCCTCGTAAGGTTGTCTGTGGCTACTGGAAAGACGAGGCTGCTCAGAAGCAGATTGCCGTTTGGGCTCGTGTGGCTGCTGGTGTGGCCGATGCTCACAACGTTCGTTGCCTGATGTTTGGTATGAACATGAACAACGTAGCCGTTACTGATGGTGACCGCGTAGAGTTTGAACAGCGTTTGGGCTATCACGTAGATTACTATCCTGTTAGCTCTCTGATGGATTACTTTAAGAAGGTAACCGATGCTGAGGCTGATGAATTGGTTGAAGAGTATAAGAAGCTGTATACCATTAAGATAGATGAAAGTGGTGAAGCAGTTTATTGGGAGAAAGTGAAGAATGCCGCTAAGGCAGAAATTGCTCTTCGTCGAGTATTGAAGGATGAAGGAGCAACAGCTTTCACTACCAACTTCGATGACTTGGGCGATGCTGATATCGATGCTCCAGACTTCTGTGGCTTTGATCAGATTCCAGGTCTTGCTTCTCAGCGTCTGATGGAAGAGGGCTATGGCTTCGGTGCCGAAGGCGACTGGAAGACCGCTTGTCTGTATCGTACTCTTTGGGTAATTTCTCAAGGACTGCCTACAGGTTGTTCTTTCCTTGAAGACTATACACTTAACTTTGCTGGCGATCGTTCATCTTGTCTGCAGAGTCATATGTTGGAGGTTTGTCCGCTTATTGCTGTTGATAAACCAAAGCTGGAAGTTCATTTCTTGGGTATTGGTATTCGCAAGCAGCAGACTGCACGCCTTGTGTTCACTTCAAAGACTGGTCGTGGTATCAAGGCTACCGTTGTTGACTTGGGCAACCGCTTCCGCCTGATTTCTCAGGAGGTAGAGTGTATTGAGCCTAAGCCAATGCCTAATCTGCCTGTTGCTAGTGCTCTTTGGGTTCCACAGCCTACCTTTGAGATTGGCGCTGGCGCATGGATTCTCGCTGGCGGTACTCACCACAGTGCTTTCTCTTACGATATTACTGAGGAGTATTGGGAAGACTTTGCTGAGATGCTGGGAATTGAATATGTCAAGATTAACAAGGATACTAAGACTTATGAGTTCAAGCAGAACCTCCGCAACAACGAGGTTTACTTCATGCTCAATAAGGCTCTCCGTTAA
- a CDS encoding Rid family hydrolase, translating to MRKILTFSNTKAELFEFKNGNEVEEYHLMLHIQGDGLTFQEQLNALLNDYHHIIENELKGAQTVLKRYFLSDAANQADAVVLADDDSCAQSIIEQAPLDGSKIALWAYLMKNVTTRQLPSGLFEVSHGQFRHLWGAGAHNTAVNSEYQTRLLFNEYIMQLAQEECTLKDNCVRTWLFVNDVDVNYQGVVQARNRVFFTQGLTQDTHFIASTGIGGRQQDAAVLTQMDTYAIAGIQPEQIHYLYAPTHLNRTSDYGVSFERGTRIDYADRRHVLISGTASINNKGQIEHVGDIRQQTLRMWENVEALLAEADCTYEDVGPMIVYLRDIADYRLVRSLYDERFPNHPVVILHAPVCRAGWLIEMECMAIKGINEPELPAF from the coding sequence ATGAGAAAAATACTAACTTTTTCGAATACCAAAGCCGAGCTGTTTGAGTTTAAAAACGGAAATGAGGTAGAAGAATACCACCTGATGCTACACATTCAGGGTGACGGTCTCACCTTTCAGGAGCAACTGAACGCCCTACTGAATGATTACCATCATATTATAGAAAACGAATTGAAAGGTGCACAGACTGTACTGAAACGCTATTTTCTGAGTGATGCAGCCAATCAGGCCGATGCTGTAGTACTGGCCGACGATGATTCCTGCGCCCAGAGTATTATAGAACAGGCACCCCTTGACGGTTCGAAAATAGCCTTATGGGCATATCTCATGAAGAATGTAACCACACGCCAGTTACCCAGCGGTCTCTTTGAGGTGAGTCACGGTCAGTTCCGTCACCTATGGGGAGCCGGTGCCCATAATACAGCCGTAAATTCTGAATATCAGACACGTTTGCTCTTTAACGAATACATTATGCAACTTGCTCAGGAGGAATGTACATTAAAGGACAACTGTGTACGCACGTGGCTATTTGTAAACGATGTTGATGTAAACTATCAAGGAGTTGTTCAGGCTCGAAACCGCGTTTTTTTCACGCAAGGACTCACCCAAGACACTCATTTCATTGCCTCGACAGGCATCGGTGGCCGACAACAGGACGCTGCAGTACTCACCCAGATGGACACTTATGCCATAGCAGGCATTCAGCCAGAGCAGATACACTATTTGTATGCGCCAACCCATTTGAACCGCACCAGCGACTATGGTGTGAGTTTCGAACGTGGTACTCGTATTGACTATGCCGACCGCCGACACGTTCTCATATCAGGCACTGCCAGCATCAACAACAAGGGTCAAATAGAACACGTGGGTGATATCAGACAGCAAACACTGCGCATGTGGGAGAACGTCGAAGCCTTATTAGCTGAAGCCGACTGCACCTATGAGGATGTTGGACCCATGATTGTATATCTGCGCGATATTGCCGACTACCGTTTGGTGCGTTCACTTTACGATGAACGTTTCCCTAATCATCCTGTGGTTATACTTCATGCACCAGTTTGTCGGGCAGGATGGCTCATCGAGATGGAATGCATGGCCATAAAGGGAATCAACGAACCGGAATTACCTGCATTCTAA
- a CDS encoding RNA polymerase sigma factor RpoD/SigA yields MKENSLNVYLDEIGQSSLLSEDEERRLSIRIKNGDERALNKLVEANLRFVVSIARNYQGRGLAVDDLISEGNIGLMKAARKFDGERGLRFVSYAVVFVRQQIEKALLQESDEMRVESAPTGVSRSVDAPLGGRANMSLLSVLTDATAPLADERVYSAAIADAVEYALHTLDEREKKVITAYFGIEQEHLTMAEIAFDMGLKRERIRQIRDRGLRRLKKNYKRRLAELR; encoded by the coding sequence ATGAAAGAGAACTCATTAAACGTCTATCTAGATGAAATCGGTCAGTCCTCTCTTCTCTCAGAAGATGAGGAACGCCGACTTTCCATTCGTATCAAAAATGGTGATGAACGTGCCTTGAACAAATTGGTTGAGGCCAATCTTCGATTCGTGGTCAGTATAGCCCGTAATTATCAGGGGCGAGGACTTGCTGTCGATGACTTGATCAGCGAGGGCAATATCGGATTGATGAAAGCGGCCCGCAAATTTGATGGTGAGCGAGGATTACGCTTTGTAAGCTATGCTGTTGTGTTTGTTCGTCAGCAGATTGAGAAGGCTTTGCTTCAGGAAAGCGATGAAATGCGTGTGGAGAGTGCCCCAACAGGGGTTTCGCGTTCGGTCGATGCTCCTTTAGGTGGACGTGCCAATATGAGTCTCTTGTCAGTATTAACGGATGCTACTGCTCCTTTGGCCGATGAACGTGTATATAGCGCAGCCATTGCCGATGCCGTAGAATATGCTCTGCACACGCTCGATGAGCGAGAAAAAAAAGTGATTACCGCCTATTTCGGTATTGAGCAAGAACATCTTACTATGGCTGAGATAGCCTTTGATATGGGGCTGAAGCGTGAACGGATACGCCAGATTCGCGATCGAGGCCTGCGCCGATTGAAGAAAAATTACAAGCGGCGCTTGGCTGAACTTCGATAA
- a CDS encoding NUDIX domain-containing protein, producing MTFYNEHSKVWVSVDCIIFGFDENKLKVLIGRRRMDPGRGEWSLYGGFVGLDESLDGAAERTLTELTGLRHIFMRQVGAFGNVDRDPGERVISVAYYALINVKDYSENLRKQYGVEWVNIGDLPQLYSDHNEMVMKAWKMMKQKMKSEPIGFRLLPQLFTLTQLQRLYEAVSGEEIDKRNFRKRIKDMDFIEKTELIDKVTSKRGAALYRFNKNVYNEDPNFKL from the coding sequence ATGACATTTTATAACGAACATTCCAAAGTCTGGGTATCAGTAGACTGTATCATTTTTGGCTTTGACGAGAATAAGTTAAAGGTGCTTATAGGCCGACGCCGGATGGATCCCGGACGTGGGGAATGGAGTCTCTACGGTGGTTTCGTTGGTTTAGACGAGAGTTTAGACGGTGCTGCCGAGCGAACATTGACAGAACTAACAGGTTTGCGCCATATCTTCATGCGACAGGTTGGAGCTTTTGGTAATGTGGATCGTGATCCAGGCGAACGCGTTATTTCTGTTGCCTATTATGCTCTTATCAACGTGAAAGATTACAGTGAGAATCTTCGTAAACAGTATGGTGTAGAGTGGGTTAATATAGGTGATCTTCCACAATTATATTCTGACCATAATGAGATGGTGATGAAAGCATGGAAGATGATGAAGCAGAAAATGAAGTCAGAGCCCATTGGCTTCCGTCTATTGCCTCAATTGTTTACCCTTACCCAATTGCAGCGTTTGTATGAGGCTGTGAGTGGTGAAGAGATTGACAAGCGTAACTTCCGTAAGCGTATTAAGGATATGGACTTTATTGAGAAGACCGAACTCATTGATAAGGTTACCTCAAAACGTGGAGCAGCTCTATATAGGTTCAATAAAAATGTCTATAATGAAGATCCAAACTTTAAACTCTAA
- the aat gene encoding leucyl/phenylalanyl-tRNA--protein transferase, which yields MAVYQLDNELWFPDPHLGEPDGLVAVGGDLSVDRLLLAYSNGFFPWFSYQDCKEPLWYCPLQRFVIFPDEIHVSHSMKQLIKSQRYEVTFNQNFDGVIRGCASAQNRNKEEGAWLGPQIIEAYTELYRQGFAASVEVWRKHQDGDEASCSTETSDNGQLVGGLYGVTIGSSFFGESMFSLEPSASKLALICLAHVFKKNGGQLIDCQLETPHLRSMGGRYISYEEYLKLIQY from the coding sequence ATGGCTGTTTATCAACTGGACAACGAACTTTGGTTTCCTGATCCCCATCTGGGCGAGCCTGATGGGTTGGTTGCAGTGGGTGGTGACCTCTCGGTCGATCGCTTGCTCTTGGCCTATTCTAATGGTTTCTTTCCTTGGTTCTCCTATCAAGATTGTAAAGAACCCTTGTGGTACTGTCCGCTTCAGCGCTTCGTCATTTTCCCAGATGAGATTCATGTGAGTCATTCTATGAAGCAACTTATTAAGAGCCAGCGTTACGAAGTTACTTTTAATCAGAACTTTGATGGGGTGATTCGTGGATGCGCTTCAGCACAGAACAGGAACAAAGAGGAGGGTGCCTGGTTAGGTCCTCAGATTATCGAGGCTTATACCGAATTATATCGTCAGGGGTTTGCTGCGAGTGTTGAGGTTTGGCGAAAACATCAGGATGGCGATGAAGCCTCGTGCTCTACTGAGACGTCAGATAATGGTCAGTTAGTGGGCGGGCTCTATGGAGTTACCATCGGATCATCATTCTTTGGAGAGAGTATGTTTTCCTTGGAACCAAGTGCCTCGAAATTGGCGTTGATCTGTTTGGCTCATGTGTTTAAGAAGAATGGCGGACAATTAATCGACTGCCAGCTTGAAACACCTCACTTGCGTTCTATGGGCGGACGATATATTTCTTATGAGGAATATCTGAAATTGATTCAATATTGA